The Lathamus discolor isolate bLatDis1 chromosome 18, bLatDis1.hap1, whole genome shotgun sequence region CTCGACCTGTCTGACTTGCCCCGGTGGTAAGGATACTCCAGCTCCAAGGGTCAGTTTGTGCTCTAGTTGTTCTCTAGATGTCCCTGCTGCTGTGACACCCTGCGTGGTATGCTGCGGGCGCCTTGTGCAGGTGGAGTCTCCATGTGCCTGCACTCCCTGTCAGTCAGATGGCTTCAGCCTGCACCAAATGATGGGAAACACCAGTTCCAGTCAGTGCAGCtacttctgcagctggaggCGAAGCAGAAAGACTCCTGCATCTCCGAGTTTCATTCCCATGTTGTCCCATCCTGCTCCCACTCCTAGCCTGCAGCTTCTGGGCAGGGTGACTCATAGGGTAAGTTGAAGGAAAACCCTGACAGAGATGAGGGGCAGCAGCTCTCAGAACCTGTAGGGCTGGTGGCTGCGGGGACCATGGTCGCATGCTTTGTTGAAGGATGGGGCTGTCTCTTCTCGTGTCCTGGAGACATGGCAATTTGGCTTTGCCTTTCCCATGGCTGCAATGACCTGCAGTCCAGAGCCACTGACTCCCCTCTCCTGACacactgagcacagccaggacgtGGTGTTTGTGCTAAGGGTGAGTGGGGTCTGAAAACCCAGGGGTGAGCCAGGATGGAGGTGCCTGTGTGTCTGTAAAGGGAGAGGGATGTTTGGACACAGCCCTTTGCTTCCTCCACAGCGGTCCACCCAGACCTGTTGCACAGCACCATCACTCTGTCTGGCCCCAGCAGGGCAGGGTGGTACATGGGAAATGTGTGATGGGGACAGCCTGGGCAGGACACGACCCGGCAGAGCTGGGGCCTGTGCCTTCATCCTTGTCACCACCAGGGCCGGGACTGGGGGATCCCAAGCCATGATGGGGTCAGCAGTGCATAGGTCaggctgtgcctgctgcagaggtgctggtggCACGGCTCTGTGGCCAGAAAGGGAAGTCTCCACTGCtagaaacagaagtgaaaagcaGGCAGAAGTGAAAGCAAAGCTCAGATCTGCTTCCCACACAGTTCCCATCTCCGCAGAGTGCCCTGGAGCACCCAGCAGCATGGCCATGGAGCCCCTCTCCTTCCAGGAATACATCTGCTCCCTGGACCCCGCCACCTTGCCCCGCATCCTCAGGATTTGCTCCGGTGTCTACTTCCAAGGTGAGCGCTGGGTGCCCACTGCCTCCAAAGGGTGCCCCCAAGGCTGTGCTACCCCCCTGTGCCCTGCCACCGCAGCCTGGGCTGTCCTCCTGCCACCGCCAGACACTGTGCCTAAGCCACAGCTGCCTTTAGTTATGCTTCTGGGGCACCAAACCCCATCCAGGCTGGTCCTTCACTTCCTGCGCTGCCCTCATCCCAGGCAGTGAGTTATCTGCTGGCAGCGGatctggcagggatggagccatGTGCTCAGTACCTGAGGAGCCATTATCCCTGGCCCCAAGGGGAGGAGACCAGCAAGGGCACAGAGcctgctctgagcatcctgcttcTTCCCGCACCATGGCCCTGGAGGCATCTTAGGTGGAGGAGAAGCCTTGGCTATCGTGGCTTTTGAAGAGCAGAAGTGGTTGGGGTGGCCTCACTCTGCTCACTTGAAGTGGATGTTCAGTTCTCCCACAGGCTTCTGGTGGCCTCAATGGCATCTTGGCGTTGCTAAATGAGCAATGATGccgctgctgccccagcagcaccccccCTGTTCTGCCCTTGCTGCAGTCCTGGTGAGGCTGGTggtgctttctgctttgcacAGCAAGGGCTTTGTCTGAAGTTCATCCCAGAGAGGTTTGGGGTGCACGGGAGGTTTGGTAGCAGCTCAGTGAATGCAGAGATTTAAAGGCACAAGGGGGCATCGCTGGTGTTGGGGAGTGCTGTGAGGCAGTAGCATAGCCTGAGGAGTTCCTGCTCCAGGAGAGGCAGGAATCTGCCCCCTTCCCTTTGCACGGTGAGCAAGCACTGAACCTTTCCTGCTGCGCTTCCCATGTGAGTCACATCGGTTCAGCCGCTGCCGCTGTGCTCTTCTGCACTGCTCTTCACCCCTGTTACAATCCTGCAcagttcccagcactgcaagcCTCCCAGGACATGGGCTGTGCAAGCTTCCAGGTATTCCCGGTTCCTTGGAAATACGCATCAGCCCAACAGAGACCCCTCAGCCAGCCCGGCTGCGTGTGCCTTTGGCTGCTGGTGAACGGAGCTGGACCCTGCGGATCAACCCCTGTGGCACCCTGCAGATGCTCTGTCCTACACTGATGCTGCTTCTTGACCCCTGATGCTATTTCTGGGTTTCCTGCCATTACTGGAGGTCTCACTGCTTGTGGTTTTCGGTAGCAAAGCTTTGGCTGGGTTCCCAAGATGCTCAATAGACCTGCTGCCCCTTCTTGGGCTCCCCTCCCGGCCTCCActcaccagctctgccttggagctggatgagctttgaggccccttccaacccaaacccctctGTGACTCTATGGGATGCTGGAGGAGGCGTTTTCTTTGAGGAAACCCCCTTCTCCCCCCGCAGGGTCTGTGTACGAGATCTCAGGCAACGAATGCTGCTTGTCCACGGGCGACCTGCTCAAAGTCACAGCCGTGGCGCTGCAGAAGGTCATCTGTGAGGACATGGGCACGGGGCAGACAACGGAGCTGCCACCGACGTTTAAGGGTGAGCGGGGCTGCCCTGCCCCATCCCGCACCCCATGGGTGCCCCCTCCCctctgcagcacccatgggCTCAGCCCCATCGCCCCCAGGCATCTTCCAGCCGGCACCGCGGGGACCCGTCCCGGAGGGCAGCAGGGACCGGGGGCTGACGCTGCAGCAGGCGCTGGGCAatgggcagccacagccactGCTGTGCCGAGCCCTGGGCCCCCGTGCGCTGCTCCTGCGCCCGGTCTATGAGGTGCACGCAGCCATGGACCGTGAGTGAGCCAGGAACCGGGCGGGATGGGCACGGGGGGGTCGGGGTGCGGGGTGCCCCTGGGTCAGGGCAGGGAGTGCTGTGGGGTGGGGATGGATGGTGTGGGGTTGGATGGATGCTGTGGTGGGGTTGGATGGATGCTGTGGGTGGGGTTGGATGGATGCTGTGGTGGGGTTGGATGGGACGCGGTGGGGTTGGATGGATGCTGTGGTGGGGTTGGATGGGATGCTGTGGGTGGGGTTGGTTGGGATGCGGTGGGGTTGGATGGGATGCGGTGGGGTAGGGTTGCGTTGGGATACCATGGGGTTGTGTTGGGATGCTCCGGGGTTGCGATGGAGGagctgcagggccaggagccCACACCAGCTTGGTGCTGGGCCCACGGAGGgggtgcctgtgctgggctccCCTCCCACACGGGGCCGGTGAGAGCTGCACTCCCCCAGTGCGCAGGGACGTGGTGAAGATCCCCTCCACGCTGGAGGTGGACGTGGAGGACGTCACGGCCGAGGCTCAGCACGCCCGCTTCTCCCAGCCGCTGCTGCTGAGCGAGGTGCTGGCCATGGCGCACGTGCTGCCGGCCCAGGCCGAGATCCTGGAGGGCCCGGCCGGCCCCACCGTGTTCCAGAGCTCCTGGGTGCCGCGGCTGCGCCAGGGGCAGCGCCTGCAGCTCCACGGCTGCTCCGGCGCATGGCGGGTGCTGGCCTCGGCCCCGGGCAGGGGCCGCCACTTCCTGCTCACCAGCACCTACGCGGGCCGGCTCCGGCTGCGGCCGCGCCAGTTCACGGGGGTGCAGGAGCTGGCGGCCGCCCTGCGCCCGGGCCGGGCCCTGCGCGTGGTGGTGACGCAGGACTGCGAGGGACGAGGCCTCCACGTGCCCCCGCTCGGCGTCGGCGACCGCCTGGAGGccgtggggctgcaggggcacggCCCCGGCACCCGCCTGCGCTGCCACCGCCGCAgcggcgaggaggaggaggaggaggaggaaggcgaggagctgctgctgccgctggaCCTGGGCGGCAGCCTCGTGGAGGAGGCGCGCAGCAGCAGGCGGTAcgggctgggggagctgctggagcggCGGGCGCTGCCCTGCGACGTGCGCGTCGTGGCCCCGGACCCGGCGCTGGCGCAGGACGCGCTGGGCACCCTGCCCGCCCTGCGGCTCGAGGCGCGCCTGGACCTGCCCTTCCTCGTGGGCAGCTTCTGCGAGGAGCCCGAGCAGGGCTTCGAGGTCCCGCCGCGGTGGATGGACTGCTCGGTCCTGCTGCGCCAGGGGCCCGTGCGCCCCGCGCCCCCCTGCGCCCCGCTGCAGGAGCTCACTGAGGCCTTCTACTACCggctgctggcacagctgccCCCCAGCAaggccccgccgcccccccggccccccaaGCCAGCGAAGGCAGGGGTGGGACCGAGGGGAAAGCCGCCCTTGGCACCCAGGTCCCCTGGCCCCGCGCTGATGGGCGCCTGCCCGGCTCCTCCAGCGCTGCCCCAGAGGAGCATCTCCAGCCTGTGTGGACAGCGGGGATGCCCCAGGGATGCAGGTGAGACCCCCGACACCTCCTGGTCCCCCCATGGGGCTCAACACAGAGATGCGCTGCCCGGGCAGGAGGATGAGGGCCCCCAGCATCACCGGGTTGTGCTTAActggggtgctgctggccaCCAGACCCTGGGGCTGTCCTCTTGGGGACCTGGGCAGCGATGCTCAGGTGGAGATGTCTGCACCCCAACAGCCAGCTGGGCCCCCATGGGGGCTGCACCTCCCCATCCCCTTGTCCCAGACACAGGAGGGAACCCACAAGTAGTTGCCCAACCCCTGTGTCCTCAGGGTCTGCCCCATTCTCTTGTCCCACAAACACAGGGGCACACGGGGAGGCCACCCAGACCCCCTGTCCCACACAGCGACCATGGTGAAGGGCAGCAGGGCTCAACCTCGAGGGCGATGGGGCAGTAAACACCGCCGCAAGCCCTGGACCTCCATCCTCTATCCATGCCCCGATCACGGGACCTGTGGCCCCAGAGGCTGGTGTCTGGTGGCAGAGCACCATGAGAGGCCCTTCTCCCCCCTCATCCTCAGCCCTCACCATATCCGCATGCAGCTCGGATGGGGGAGGCTGGCAGAGCAGGGCCGGGTGTCCCCCATGGGGTTTCTGCTCTGGAGGTGCGTGGCCACAGCCTCtgctctctcttccc contains the following coding sequences:
- the THEMIS2 gene encoding protein THEMIS2, whose amino-acid sequence is MAMEPLSFQEYICSLDPATLPRILRICSGVYFQGSVYEISGNECCLSTGDLLKVTAVALQKVICEDMGTGQTTELPPTFKGIFQPAPRGPVPEGSRDRGLTLQQALGNGQPQPLLCRALGPRALLLRPVYEVHAAMDLRRDVVKIPSTLEVDVEDVTAEAQHARFSQPLLLSEVLAMAHVLPAQAEILEGPAGPTVFQSSWVPRLRQGQRLQLHGCSGAWRVLASAPGRGRHFLLTSTYAGRLRLRPRQFTGVQELAAALRPGRALRVVVTQDCEGRGLHVPPLGVGDRLEAVGLQGHGPGTRLRCHRRSGEEEEEEEEGEELLLPLDLGGSLVEEARSSRRYGLGELLERRALPCDVRVVAPDPALAQDALGTLPALRLEARLDLPFLVGSFCEEPEQGFEVPPRWMDCSVLLRQGPVRPAPPCAPLQELTEAFYYRLLAQLPPSKAPPPPRPPKPAKAGVGPRGKPPLAPRSPGPALMGACPAPPALPQRSISSLCGQRGCPRDADPGSDSSEHDYETIDDAIQKTAHKMQAIFPF